The DNA region GGGGCAGTGATCCACAACCAAGGATTTTCGCGAAAAGCCTCGCCGCGAGCGAGCTCTTCGGCGACGATCCAGACGCCCACGGGCATGACGAGCAACAGCTCCCAGAGCAGCCCGCCGGTATTCGCCGTGCCGAGGCTTCGACGAAGCACAAAGTAGAGCGGGTAGCCGAGGCATACGGCCAGGGTCTCCCACGAGAAGCCGCCAACGCGCACGATCTCGAAGCTCACCCCAGCCGCGGCCACGGCCGTCGCGAGCCAGTGCCACCACGAGAGCGAGTCTCGGTACAGAAACCGCCCCACTATGACGAGAACGAGGGGCAGGAGGAAGTAGCCGAGCGCGACCTCGAGCCCGCGGCCATTGAGCGGTGCCCACGAGAACAGCCAAAGCTGCAGCGAAACGAGCAGGCCGCACGCGAGCACACCGAGCACGAGGAGTGGGCGTTGGGCGAACCGCTTCGCGATGTCGGTGAACAGCGACATCTGCCGTGAGAGTCGCAGAATGAGCCAGATGATCGGCGCGGTCACGAGCAAACGAATGCCCCACACCTGAAGGCCTCCAAGCGGGGCGAGGTACGGGGTAAGGAAGTAGATGGTGCCGAAGGCGAGCGAGGCAGCAAGGCTGACGAACACGCCTGACGACGAAGAACGAGTGTGAGCCATGGCGCTGCCCCCTGTGAACATAATGATGGCGGCGCCGCAAGCAAGATGCTGTGCAGCGCCGCCAGAAAAGCGGGTGGTGTGAGGTTAGAGGGTGAACGCGCCGATCGTCTCGCCGTATTGCGTTTCGCCGATCGGGGCAAAGCCCACGTTCAAGAAGAACTGTTCGGGGCCTGCATCACCCGGTTCGTAGATAACGGTGACGCGGTCGAGGCCGCGCTTGCGAGCCTCATCGAGGAGGGCGTTCACTGCGAAGGTGCCAACGCCCTCGCCCTGTACCGTCGCGTCAACGTTAATGCGCCACAGTGCAGCCTTGAAGTGGTCTTCGCTTGCCTCGTCATCAAAGTGGCCGTGAATGAAGCCGACCACACGGTCGCCATCGAGCACGACTCGTTGCCATGCTGATTCGGGCGTCGTCACAGCGGCAACCGCTGCGTATGAGACTGGGCTCACAAACTGTTCTTGACCCGGTTTCAGGCCGAGCTTGTTGACAGCAACGATGGTTGCCGCAGACAGTTCCTCGATCTTGTAGTCACTCATGAATACAGGCTAGCGTGCATCTCGAATTGTGCAACCGATATGACACTGAATCGTGACAATTCCTTCGCTGCTGGCCCTGCCGAGTTATCTTGATGTCGAGATACCTTTGTGTTTCGGGTAAGATGCTGTACGAGAGTGTGCCCGTGGGCTGTGCTGCCACGGATTGAGCGCGAAAAGCCACAGCAGAGACGGAGAAAACGTGTCGAAGATCACAGTAAAGGGAACCGTAGTCGAGCTTGACGGCGACGAGATGACCCGCATCATTTGGCAGTTCATTAAAGACCGCCTTATTCACCCTTACCTCGATATCAACCTCGATTACTACGACCTCGGTATCGAGCACCGCGATGAGACCAATGACCAGGTCACCATTGACGCGGCGAACGCTATCAAGAAGCACGGTGTCGGCGTGAAGTGCGCAACGATCACCCCAGACGAGGCTCGCGTTGAAGAGTTCGGCCTCAAGCAGATGTGGAAGAGCCCGAACGGCACCATCCGTAATATTCTCGGTGGCGTTGTGTTCCGTGAGCCGATCATCATCTCGAACATTCCCCGCCTTGTTCCCGGCTGGAACAAGCCCATCATCATCGGCCGCCACGCTCACGGCGACCAGTACAAGGCAACCGACTTCAAGGCCGGCGCTGGCAAGGTGACGATCACTTACGAGCCAGCCGATGGCTCGGAGGCGCAGAAGTTTGACGTCGTGACCATCCCTGAGGGTGGCGGCATCATTCAGGGCCAGTACAACTTCAACGACTCGATTCGTGACTTCGCGCGCGCATCGTTCAAGTACGGTCTTTCACGCCAGTACCCAGTGTACCTCTCGACGAAGAACACGATCCTCAAGGCGTACGATGGCCAGTTCAAGGACATTTTCCAGGAGGTCTACGACCTCGAGTTCAAGGAGCAGTTCGACGCGCTCGGCCTGACCTACGAACACCGCCTCATTGACGACATGGTCGCATCGGCTATGAAGTGGGAGGGCGGCTACGTCTGGGCCTGCAAGAACTACGACGGTGACGTGCAGTCAGACACCGTTGCTCAGGGCTTCGGCTCGCTCGGCCTCATGACCTCAGTGCTCATGACGCCAGACGGCCAGACGGTTGAAGCAGAGGCAGCTCACGGCACCGTGACCCGTCACTACCGCCAGCACCAGCAGGGCAAGCCCACCTCGACGAACCCAATCGCGTCGATCTTCGCTTGGACCCGCGGGCTCATTCACCGCGGCAAGCTCGATGAGAACCAGGAGCTCATCGACTTTGCGAACACGCTCGAAGATGTTGTCATCAAGAGCGTTGAGTCGGGCAAGATGACCAAGGATCTCGCCCTGCTCGTTGGTGCAGATCAGGAATGGCAGACCACCGAAGAGTTCCTCGCAACGATCGACGAGAACCTTCAGGCACGCCTCGCTTAACCGCGAACTCTCATAACGGTTCAGGGCCGGCTTCTTCTCACGAAGAGCCGGCCCTGAATCGTTGTAGGGGGCACTCGCTGCGGGGTTTGCTAGGCGATCGCCGCCGCAATGAGGCCAGCGATGCCAAGCCCTCCAAGCGTGAGCAAGACCGCCGCGACGAGTTGCCCGACGCCCGTGATGAGCGCGGGCCACCACTGCCGTTTGCTGATGAGCTCGAAGGTGCGAAGGCTTGCGGTACTGAACGTGGTGTAGCCGCCGAGAAAACCCACGGTGAGCACGAGGCTGAGCCCTTCGGGCAGCAGCGGTGCGAGGCCGAGCACGACGCCGATCACGAGCGAGCCCGAGAGGTTCACAATGAGGAGCGCGAGCGGGGTAGCGCCCTTGCCGGGTATCGACGAGTCGAGGAGAAATCGCGCAATGGCCCCGACTCCGCCCGCAGCTGCGATCGTAGCGAGCCCCCAGACACTCATGATGCGACTTTCTTGCCGGTCATGACGGTGCCGAGCGCGAGGCCCAGGCCTGAAGCGATAAGCCCGCCGAAGAGCGTGGCAGCAAGGTAGCCGATGGAGGCGACGGGGGAGACCTGAGCGCCAATCGTTAACGCTTGCACGCTCAGTGCGCTGTACGAGGTGAACCCTCCCAGAAGTCCGACGCCGAAGAACGCTTGCAGGTGAGCTGCGCCGGGCGAGAACCGGGGTTTGAGTAGCGCCGTGAGCATTCCGAGCAGCAGGGCGCCACTGAGATTCACTGCCAGCAGGGCAACTGGCTCGTGCGCGTCGAAGTCTATCGTGATGACGGCGCGGGCGAGGGTCCCGAGCGCTCCGCCGAGGCCCACGAGCGCCACCTTTGTGCCGGTGATGGTGCGGCTCAAGACTCAGCAGCCCAATCAAAACGAATGTCGGTCTCGGTGAGCAGCTCGGTGAACTGCTCGGCGTTCATTGGGCGGTTGAGGAAGAAACCCTGCGCCTGGTCGCACCCAGAGTTCATGAGAAAGCGTAGCTGTTCTTGCGTTTCAACGCCCTCGGCCAGCGCGTTGAGGCCGAGCGCATGCGCCATTGAAATCGCGGCCTGCATGAGTGCGTCTTCCTGCCGTGAGTGACCGATGCTCTGGGTAAACGACTGGTCGATTTTGAGCGTGTCGACGTTGAAGTGCTTGAGGTAGCTGAGGCCCGAATATCCCGTGCCAAAGTCATCGATGTAGATTTTGACACCGAGCCGCCGAATGGCATCAATGGTGTGTGAGACCTGCGCCAGATTTTCGATGAGCGAGGTCTCGGTCAGTTCGAGACTGAGCAAGAAAGGGGAGCAGCCGGTCTCTTCGAGTAGCCTCGCCACGGTGTCGGCGAAACCAGGATCGACGATCTGCTTTGCTGACACATTGACCGAGATGGGTACGGCGCCGTAAGAGTCATCGCTCCATTTCGCAACCTGGGCACAAGCGTTGCGCAGCACCCACTCGCCGATGGGTACGATGAGTCCCGATTCTTCGGCATAGGGCAAGAAGACCGAGGGAGAGACGAGACCGAGCTTTTGTGACCGCCAGCGAAGCAGCGCCTCGCAGCCCGAGAGCGAGTGCAGTCGCAGGTCATAGACGGGTTGGAAGAGAAGCTCGAGCCCCTCGCCCTCTGCGGCATGAGACAGCTGTGATTCGAACTGTCGCCGCTCCTCTTCGAGCCTGCCGTAGGCCTGCGAGTACCGTGATACGCGCCCGCCCGAGGTCTCTTTGGCTTGCTGCAGGGCGAGCATCGCTGCCGAGACCAGGTCGTTTGCGCCGTCACCGTCGTGGGGGTAAAAACTGAGGCCGGCCGAGGCGCTGACGGTGACGGGAACACCGTCGATGAGCGCCTCTTCTGAGAGCGCATCGACGATCTCCTGTGCGAGGTCGTGCACCCAGTGCTCTGACGAGTACTCGGTCAGTACCATGAACTCGTCTTCGCCGTGGCGGCAGGTGGGGCGCTTACTCCCGACAATGCGCAAAATGGTTTCAGCGCTGTGGTGCAGTACCCGGTCGCCAAATGCGTGCCCAAACTGCTCGTTGAGTCTCGAAAAACGATCAAAGTCGATGACGATGAGCGCGAAGGGTGCGTTTTCGCCTGAACTGCGCAGTCGGTGTTCGATGGTCGCGAACATCGCCGAGCGGTTCATGAGGCCGGTGACGGGGTCATGCGACTCGAAGAAGTTGCGCTGATCTTCAGCGGTCTTGAGATCGGTTCTGTCGCGGTAAATGATGAGCTGGCCGTGAAATGCACCGTGCTCATCGAGAACGGGAGTGCTCATGCCGACCATGGTGAGGCCGTTCTTGAGCGAAACGCACTGCGACCGGGTGTGAGAGTCGTTTTCTGGCGGAATCGTGTGCAAGAACGGGATGACCGATGGATCATCAACGAGCCTCGACAGGTGTTCTCGCCTGGCAACACCGGAGCCTTCAACCGTGAGTTCTGGTGGCAGGGACCACATCTCGACGAACCGCTCGTTCATGAGTATAGCTTCGCGGTTGCGGTCGAGCACGATAACACCGTCTTGAGAACTGTTCACGATTGCTCTAAGCATCGACGCCACCATCGTGTGGGGCAGTGCATCCCACTGGGGTAGGTGGGCTTGGTGAACGGTCATCAGGGTCGTGCTACAGGCTTGCAGCTATTTCTCTGAACACAGCAATGAGCGCTTGCTCGTCTTGCTCCGCGCCGTGATCACTGTTTTTCGCGATGACGACATTGTGCTTGCGGTTCACATAGATGTACTGGCCGTAGACGCCGAGCGCGGTCATGTCTTCGTGCTCTTCGTGGCCGCTTGGGTGCCACCACTGGGCTGCATAGCCCCACGTGTGGTTCTCGGTCTCGATGAGGTCGACCGGCGTGGTGATGCGTTCGATCCACGCTTTGGGCACGATCTGTTTGCGCCCGACTTTGCCCTTGTTGGCAACGAGGAGGCCGATCTTGAGGAAATCTCTGGTTGAAGCGTTGAGCCCCATGAAGCCCTTTTCGAGACCGTCGTCGCCATCAAGGCTCCAGGTTGCGTCATCGAGCATTCCGAGCGGATCCCAGAGTCGGCGACGCACGATATCAGCGAGGGGCTCACCCTCGACTCGGGCAACGATCATCGAAAGGAACTGCGTATCGACCGAGCGGTAGTCGCTGACCGTTCCTGGCACGGCGAAGGTGCTGCGCGAACGCATGAGGTAGTTTGCAACGTCGGTCGTGGTCATCATGCCGCCAACGCCCGAGTACGCCTTCCACTCAACGTATTCTTCGGGAAGGTCGATGCCCGAGCGCATGTCGAGCAGGTGCCCTACGGTGATGGCGTCGAATGGGCCGCCGGTTTGATACTCGGGCATCACCTCGACAAGACGGGTGTCTTCTGTGAGCTTCTTTTCGCCGATGAGTTGGCCTGTGATGAGGCTCACGACCGACTTCGCTACCGACCATGACGACTGAGGGGTAGCCACGGTGTAGCCGTCTCGGCACCACTCGTGAACAACGACACCGTCTTTGGCGACCATGAAGGTATTCGTCTCGGTTTCGCGAAGTACCTGGTTGAGGCCCTGGTGTGTCCCGCGCCATTCAACGACTCGGTCAAGCGGCGTGAGGTTCTTTGGAGTCTCGGTTGGGTTGTCTGCCCTGCGGAGCCTTCTCAGTGCAAAAAGTGGGCCAACGAGTGAGTTCGGCGTTGCCAAGTATTTCGCAAGGAACACGGGGCTTTGGAAGCTATTCTTTTTGGCGTATAAAGCCAAAGCGCCGACGCTGGCGCCCACCGCTGTCGCGGTGCCGAAGAGGAACTTGCCGAGTGTGCCTTGATCGTTCTTGCCCATATCGAAAGACTACCCTTTTGCGCCTTGCTCTGCACTGTGTATTGGCCAAATGTGGCCGTTCGCGTTCTCTGAAAGCGGTGATATCGACTCACCCCGCGCAAGAAAAACGAGAAAATACTCTCTCGCAATGACGGCAGCGTCGCTTGGGTTCGTTGATCATGGCGCAATTGCGGTGTTCTCGGCACGTGTCTTGAAGGCCATAGACCATGGTTTAAAAACCGTGAGGAATCGCTGGTCGCCATGCTGGCAAACTCACCCGGGCGGCGTGACGGGCGGTCCTTTTATGGCAGAACTAATGAAGCTTGCGCAGGAGGATTGGTGCCTGTTCGTTGTGTAGCGTTGCGCCGCAAATGTTCGAGGCGCAAGATGCGAAGGGTTAGCTCGCTTGCTCTTCTGCGTTGTCCCACCACACGGGAAGAACGTAGTCAGTGAGCTGGAGAGCGAGGTTGATATCTCGGGGCGCTGGGAGGGCAAGCCACTGTGAAAACACCCTGACGAGTGCGTCGGTGAGCGCGCGAATGGTGATCCGGGTGAACGTCTCGTCGTCGAGCTCGGTCATGTTTACCGGGAGTGAGATGACCTGGGCGTTGCACAGTGACACCAGAACAGAAGCGAGGTGTGAAGAGAGTGCCTCGGTCACAACAACTCCCGAGCTGTCGTTCATTCTGCGGTAGAGCTCTTCTCTCGTTTCGAAGTAGTCGAGAAGCTCAACGATCGCATCATGCTGCGAGAACGGCTCTTGCCCAATCGCCTCGGTGTCGCCATGCAGGCGTGAGAGCTCGGCGGTGACCGCTTGCCTGAGGAGCTGCTCTGGTGAGTCAGCGTGCTCGTAGACGGTAGAGCGGTGTACCCCCGCAACTCGAGCGAGCTGGGTAACCGAGATGGTGTCCGGGCGCTGAGAGGCGGCGAGCGAGAGAATCGCTTCGTGCAACCGCCCCTGAGAGCGAAGAAAACGTGGGTCAATGTTCACCCACCTTATTATTCCGGCAGTTCATGAATGGAACCTGTTTGTACATTTGTCGCTTAGCGCGTGTCGTCAGAAAAAGCCCAGAGCGGAGGGCCCGATTCGCAGAGTTCTTGAACGATCGTCACTGATGCCTGATGGGGGTCGATCCCAGCTGCTTCTCGCAGCAGCGTGATGGCCGGGGTCGTCATTCCGCCCATCCACCACGCCCATGCGGCGAGAGCAAGCACTCCCGGGCGCAATGCGTCGGGGGTGTGGGCTGCGACCTCGGTGAGTGTTTGCACTGTCGCTCGAAGCTGTGAGGGCTCAAGCCGTTCGCTCGAAAAGAGTTTCAGACGTTTCACGACGGTTGGGCGTGTTGTTTTCGCGTCGTCTTGAACGAACTCAAGGAAGGTTTGCGCGAGGTCATCGTCGACGGTGAGCGGCTCCCCAACACCACCGGCAGCGATGAGGAGCACCGGTGTGAGCCAGGTCTCGAGCTCGGAGCGTGTGTGAACGAACGAGGCAGTTTCTTGTGCGGTGCCGGGGCTCAGGCCCTCTGAGAGTGCCTGATGGCACTGTTGAAGCATGGCCTGCATGTGGTCGGCCGTGAGCGCCTTTGGTGGCACCGTCTCAGCGCGGGCTAAGGCCTGCCGCAATGCGCTCGCGAGCTTTGGCTGAGGGTGGGGGAGGCTACCGAGTTCTCTGAGTGGTTCTGGGGGTGAAAATCCCGTGAGGCCCTTGCGCTTAACGAACTGTGAGTGTGCAATCTCGGAGAGCGGGTTGCCGCCGCTGCTTGCTTCGGAAGACCGGTAGACGGCCCAGCCATCGCTTGCCACACATGCGAGCTCACGTACCGGGGTTCCGTGCATTTCGAGGGCCCTTTCGAGCCACATTGCCAGTAGCGCGTGAGGCGCCCCCGGTTGATTTGCGAAAGAATCGGAGCAATATGCGACTAGAGCCACGGCGCTGACCCATGGATGCTGTTCGATGAGTTCAAGCATGGCTCGGTCAAGCTGCGTCGACTCGAGCGGAACATCGGCTTGAGGCAAGTCGAAACGTGCCGCACTCTTGGCCTGTGAGCCTTCGAAGAGTGTAAGCACGATGCTGTCTTCTGGAACGTAGCCGAGCAATACGGGAAGAGAAGCGAGAAAATCTGCCGGGCTTTCGCATCGAACAACGGTTGGGGCGGGCGATGACTCTGAGCGTGAAGGTGTGTTCATGCGTTCAAGCTTGTTGGTCGGGAGCGTCCCGGCCGGGGTTACTCACAAGGGAGTCCGGTGTTGGGATGCGGGGAGCAGATGTGAACGGACAATCGTTGCCCGATGATCGCCTTGATCCGCCTCACGGGTTGTCGGAATGAGCTCTGTCGCAGTAGGGGTTCCCGGAAAAAGATGCGCTGAGAGCAGAAAAGTGTGGTATGTGGAAAGAAAGTTTGAGATGATCGTACACTGAGGTTTTTCTGGTTGCTCTGCCCTTGTTCGCTTGCTAATACAAAGGATTCCTTTGGCTCTTCTGACCATCCTTTTGCGCTACGCCAAACCCTATTGGAAATTTATTCTTGCTTCGGTGATTCTGCAGCTCGTGTCAGTCTTGGCCGCGCTGTGGTTGCCGAACCTCAATGCCCGCATTATTGACGAGGGCATTGCCGTCGGCGACACCGGCTTTATCTGGAGTACAGGCGGCATCATGCTGCTCGGGTCGCTGCTCCAGGTCGCTGCAGCGGTCTCGGCCGTTTACTTTGGCGCTCGTACCGCCATGGCCATTGGGCGTGATCTGCGACGCGATGTGTATCGCAAAGTCACCGACCTGTCGACACTCGAAGCGACGAGCTTCGGTGCCGGCACCCTCATTACGAGGGGCACCAATGACGTGCAGCAGGTGCAAATGCTTGCGCTGATGACGCTGAACTTCATGGTTTCAGCCCCGATCATGGCGGTCGGCGGTGTCATTATGGCGCTGCAAGAAGACGCCGGGTTGTCGTGGCTCGTCTGGCTCGCCGTCATTGCCCTCGCGGCCATTGTGAGCGTGCTCGTCTCTTTTCTCGTGCCGCTGTTTCGCACAATGCAAGACAAGATCGACCGCATCAACGGTGTGCTCAGGGAGCAGATCATGGGTATTCGTGTCGTGCGCGCTTTCGTGCGAGAGCCCTTTGAAACTGAGCGGTATCGCAAAGCTAATGCCGATATCACCCAGGTTTCGGTTCGGGTCGGCAACATCTTTGTGCTCATGTTTCCCGTCATCACGATCGTGCTGCACGCTGCCACCGGTGCGGTGCTGTGGTTCGGTGCGTTTAGGGTCAACGACGGCCTCATCGAGGTTGGCTCGCTGACCGCCTTCATGCAGTACCTCATCATGATTCTCAC from Leucobacter sp. UCMA 4100 includes:
- a CDS encoding TetR/AcrR family transcriptional regulator yields the protein MNIDPRFLRSQGRLHEAILSLAASQRPDTISVTQLARVAGVHRSTVYEHADSPEQLLRQAVTAELSRLHGDTEAIGQEPFSQHDAIVELLDYFETREELYRRMNDSSGVVVTEALSSHLASVLVSLCNAQVISLPVNMTELDDETFTRITIRALTDALVRVFSQWLALPAPRDINLALQLTDYVLPVWWDNAEEQAS
- a CDS encoding serine hydrolase domain-containing protein, with protein sequence MGKNDQGTLGKFLFGTATAVGASVGALALYAKKNSFQSPVFLAKYLATPNSLVGPLFALRRLRRADNPTETPKNLTPLDRVVEWRGTHQGLNQVLRETETNTFMVAKDGVVVHEWCRDGYTVATPQSSWSVAKSVVSLITGQLIGEKKLTEDTRLVEVMPEYQTGGPFDAITVGHLLDMRSGIDLPEEYVEWKAYSGVGGMMTTTDVANYLMRSRSTFAVPGTVSDYRSVDTQFLSMIVARVEGEPLADIVRRRLWDPLGMLDDATWSLDGDDGLEKGFMGLNASTRDFLKIGLLVANKGKVGRKQIVPKAWIERITTPVDLIETENHTWGYAAQWWHPSGHEEHEDMTALGVYGQYIYVNRKHNVVIAKNSDHGAEQDEQALIAVFREIAASL
- a CDS encoding putative bifunctional diguanylate cyclase/phosphodiesterase; this translates as MTVHQAHLPQWDALPHTMVASMLRAIVNSSQDGVIVLDRNREAILMNERFVEMWSLPPELTVEGSGVARREHLSRLVDDPSVIPFLHTIPPENDSHTRSQCVSLKNGLTMVGMSTPVLDEHGAFHGQLIIYRDRTDLKTAEDQRNFFESHDPVTGLMNRSAMFATIEHRLRSSGENAPFALIVIDFDRFSRLNEQFGHAFGDRVLHHSAETILRIVGSKRPTCRHGEDEFMVLTEYSSEHWVHDLAQEIVDALSEEALIDGVPVTVSASAGLSFYPHDGDGANDLVSAAMLALQQAKETSGGRVSRYSQAYGRLEEERRQFESQLSHAAEGEGLELLFQPVYDLRLHSLSGCEALLRWRSQKLGLVSPSVFLPYAEESGLIVPIGEWVLRNACAQVAKWSDDSYGAVPISVNVSAKQIVDPGFADTVARLLEETGCSPFLLSLELTETSLIENLAQVSHTIDAIRRLGVKIYIDDFGTGYSGLSYLKHFNVDTLKIDQSFTQSIGHSRQEDALMQAAISMAHALGLNALAEGVETQEQLRFLMNSGCDQAQGFFLNRPMNAEQFTELLTETDIRFDWAAES
- a CDS encoding fluoride efflux transporter FluC translates to MSRTITGTKVALVGLGGALGTLARAVITIDFDAHEPVALLAVNLSGALLLGMLTALLKPRFSPGAAHLQAFFGVGLLGGFTSYSALSVQALTIGAQVSPVASIGYLAATLFGGLIASGLGLALGTVMTGKKVAS
- the rarD gene encoding EamA family transporter RarD, with the translated sequence MAHTRSSSSGVFVSLAASLAFGTIYFLTPYLAPLGGLQVWGIRLLVTAPIIWLILRLSRQMSLFTDIAKRFAQRPLLVLGVLACGLLVSLQLWLFSWAPLNGRGLEVALGYFLLPLVLVIVGRFLYRDSLSWWHWLATAVAAAGVSFEIVRVGGFSWETLAVCLGYPLYFVLRRSLGTANTGGLLWELLLVMPVGVWIVAEELARGEAFRENPWLWITAPLVSALAAVALWLYILASKLLSISLFGLLSYVEPALLVVAAMLIGERIAPGEFITYGAIWSAVLILLVGGVVEMLRNRR
- a CDS encoding NADP-dependent isocitrate dehydrogenase, coding for MSKITVKGTVVELDGDEMTRIIWQFIKDRLIHPYLDINLDYYDLGIEHRDETNDQVTIDAANAIKKHGVGVKCATITPDEARVEEFGLKQMWKSPNGTIRNILGGVVFREPIIISNIPRLVPGWNKPIIIGRHAHGDQYKATDFKAGAGKVTITYEPADGSEAQKFDVVTIPEGGGIIQGQYNFNDSIRDFARASFKYGLSRQYPVYLSTKNTILKAYDGQFKDIFQEVYDLEFKEQFDALGLTYEHRLIDDMVASAMKWEGGYVWACKNYDGDVQSDTVAQGFGSLGLMTSVLMTPDGQTVEAEAAHGTVTRHYRQHQQGKPTSTNPIASIFAWTRGLIHRGKLDENQELIDFANTLEDVVIKSVESGKMTKDLALLVGADQEWQTTEEFLATIDENLQARLA
- a CDS encoding fluoride efflux transporter FluC; protein product: MSVWGLATIAAAGGVGAIARFLLDSSIPGKGATPLALLIVNLSGSLVIGVVLGLAPLLPEGLSLVLTVGFLGGYTTFSTASLRTFELISKRQWWPALITGVGQLVAAVLLTLGGLGIAGLIAAAIA
- a CDS encoding DUF4192 family protein — encoded protein: MNTPSRSESSPAPTVVRCESPADFLASLPVLLGYVPEDSIVLTLFEGSQAKSAARFDLPQADVPLESTQLDRAMLELIEQHPWVSAVALVAYCSDSFANQPGAPHALLAMWLERALEMHGTPVRELACVASDGWAVYRSSEASSGGNPLSEIAHSQFVKRKGLTGFSPPEPLRELGSLPHPQPKLASALRQALARAETVPPKALTADHMQAMLQQCHQALSEGLSPGTAQETASFVHTRSELETWLTPVLLIAAGGVGEPLTVDDDLAQTFLEFVQDDAKTTRPTVVKRLKLFSSERLEPSQLRATVQTLTEVAAHTPDALRPGVLALAAWAWWMGGMTTPAITLLREAAGIDPHQASVTIVQELCESGPPLWAFSDDTR
- a CDS encoding GNAT family N-acetyltransferase; amino-acid sequence: MSDYKIEELSAATIVAVNKLGLKPGQEQFVSPVSYAAVAAVTTPESAWQRVVLDGDRVVGFIHGHFDDEASEDHFKAALWRINVDATVQGEGVGTFAVNALLDEARKRGLDRVTVIYEPGDAGPEQFFLNVGFAPIGETQYGETIGAFTL